Proteins from a single region of Hordeum vulgare subsp. vulgare chromosome 6H, MorexV3_pseudomolecules_assembly, whole genome shotgun sequence:
- the LOC123401971 gene encoding uncharacterized protein LOC123401971: protein MGEPVEDYFLRLPPEILEEILLRLPPDEPACLVRASAVCKAWRHILASAVFRNRYRDFHGTPVLGFVQECAKFFPISALPTLPDASQWSSAALKALDCRHGLFLFDSFDQYTAGDTVQFTVLDPLTGHGHRFPTPLNNRLLWYSAAVLCAAQACDHHGCQGEDFHVVIVTTNHVERATLGWLYSSQTNTWTELATLLHPGIIKYTYVRGCPSILVGDALYFDSDRIIQYQLRTLGLAMIERPADAKGRLMTAEDGGLGFATMVDVPNLTLWSMQTRLDGAVGWVKVRIIDLTVPLPVLPITAADDGISGVAEGGRVIFVSTRLGTYALNLKSKQARIVSGPRRKVFPYMRFYIPVMEAACLDQGQ, encoded by the exons ATGGGTGAGCCGGTAGAGGATTACTTCCTCCGCCTTCCGCCGGAGATCCTGGAGGAGATCCTTCTCCGCCTTCCTCCGGACGAGCCCGCCTGCCTCGTCCGCGCCTCCGCCGTCTGCAAGGCCTGGCGCCACATCCTCGCCAGCGCGGTCTTCCGTAACCGCTACCGCGACTTCCACGGGACACCCGTCCTGGGGTTCGTGCAAGAGTGCGCAAAGTTCTTCCCGATATCTGCTCTCCCAACCCTCCCTGACGCATCTCAGTGGTCTTCCGCTGCCCTGAAGGCCCTCGACTGCCGCCATGGTCTCTTCCTCTTCGACTCATTCGACCAGTACACTGCAGGCGATACCGTTCAGTTCACGGTCTTGGATCCTCTCACAGGTCATGGTCACCGCTTTCCCACACCGCTCAACAACAGGTTGCTCTGGTACAGTGCGGCCGTGCTCTGCGCCGCACAAGCGTGTGACCACCACGGCTGCCAGGGAGAGGACTTCCATGTGGTCATTGTGACCACCAATCACGTGGAAAGAGCAACCCTTGGCTGGCTCTATTCATCCCAGACTAACACTTGGACTGAACTCGCTACGCTCCTTCACCCAGGCATCATCAAGTACACCTACGTCCGTGGCTGTCCCAGTATCCTTGTAGGCGATGCTCTCTATTTTGACTCGGATCGAATCATTCAATACCAGCTTCGTACATTAGGTCTGGCTATGATCGAGAGACCGGCAGATGCCAAGGGGCGTCTCATGACAGCAGAAGACGGAGGGCTCGGATTCGCCACCATGGTGGATGTACCAAACCTAACCCTGTGGTCTATGCAGACCCGACTGGACGGAGCCGTGGGATGGGTAAAAGTAAGGATAATTGATCTTACAGTGCCGCTACCTGTCCTCCCAATCACAGCAGCTGATGATGGAATTAGTGGCGTCGCAGAAGGAGGCCGCGTCATTTTTGTGAGTACCCGTCTTGGTACCTATGCGCTAAATCTCAAGTCAAAGCAAGCCCGGATCGTGTCTGGTCCGAGAAGGAAAGTCTTTCCCTACATGAGATTTTACATTCCAG TAATGGAAGCAGCTTGCTTGGACcaagggcagtga